The Metabacillus sediminilitoris genome window below encodes:
- a CDS encoding VanZ family protein produces MKKFILTILPLIYMALIWFLSSNPADAFVKTPFSFDALLKESLHLIEFAILYWLIAIAFMAHHKWSERASILAGVFAILYGLTDEIHQSFVPYRTATVIDFVKDTIGVAVSYWIAKRKFFKKNKRSS; encoded by the coding sequence GTGAAAAAATTCATCCTTACCATTCTTCCTCTCATATATATGGCGCTTATTTGGTTTTTATCGAGCAATCCAGCAGATGCCTTCGTTAAAACTCCATTTTCCTTTGATGCCTTATTGAAGGAATCGTTGCATTTAATTGAATTTGCCATTCTTTATTGGTTAATTGCCATTGCGTTTATGGCACATCATAAATGGAGTGAGAGAGCAAGCATACTAGCAGGGGTCTTCGCAATACTATATGGCCTTACAGACGAAATACACCAATCCTTCGTACCATATCGAACGGCAACAGTGATTGATTTTGTTAAAGATACAATTGGGGTTGCCGTTTCATATTGGATTGCAAAGCGAAAGTTTTTCAAAAAAAATAAAAGGAGCTCATAA
- the mreB gene encoding rod shape-determining protein: MFARDIGIDLGTANVLIHVKGKGIVLNEPSVVALDKNTGKVLAVGEEARRMVGRTPGNIVAIRPLKDGVIADFEVTEAMLKHFINKLNVKGLFSKPRMLICCPTNITSVEQKAIREAAEKSGGKNVFLEEEPKVAAIGAGMDIFQPYGNMVVDIGGGTTDIAVLSMGDIVTASSIKMAGDKFDLEILNYIKREYKLLIGERTAEDIKINVATVFPGGRYEEIDIRGRDMVTGLPRTITVNSNEVEEALRESVAAIVQAAKSVLERTPPELSADIIDRGVILTGGGALINGLDQLLADELKVPVLVAEAPMDCVAIGTGIMLDNMDRLPRHKKLI, encoded by the coding sequence ATGTTTGCGAGGGATATTGGTATAGATCTAGGTACGGCAAATGTACTGATTCATGTTAAGGGAAAAGGTATTGTGCTAAACGAGCCATCTGTTGTTGCGTTAGACAAGAATACAGGAAAGGTTCTTGCGGTTGGCGAAGAAGCTAGACGAATGGTAGGACGTACTCCTGGGAATATTGTTGCAATTCGCCCTCTTAAAGATGGGGTAATTGCAGACTTTGAAGTAACAGAAGCGATGTTAAAGCACTTTATTAACAAGTTAAATGTAAAAGGTTTGTTTTCAAAGCCGCGCATGCTGATTTGTTGTCCAACTAATATTACTTCAGTTGAGCAAAAGGCAATTAGAGAAGCAGCTGAAAAAAGCGGCGGAAAAAACGTATTTCTTGAGGAAGAACCAAAAGTAGCAGCGATTGGTGCTGGTATGGACATCTTCCAACCATATGGAAATATGGTAGTTGATATTGGCGGTGGAACGACGGATATCGCAGTGTTATCAATGGGCGATATTGTCACCGCCTCTTCAATTAAAATGGCTGGGGACAAATTTGACCTGGAAATTTTAAACTACATTAAACGTGAGTACAAGCTCCTAATCGGTGAACGTACAGCTGAAGACATCAAAATAAATGTTGCAACGGTATTCCCAGGCGGACGTTATGAAGAAATCGACATTCGCGGCCGCGATATGGTAACAGGTCTACCTCGCACAATTACAGTGAATTCTAACGAAGTGGAAGAAGCACTTCGTGAATCAGTTGCTGCTATCGTACAAGCCGCTAAAAGTGTGTTAGAACGTACTCCTCCAGAGCTTTCTGCAGATATCATTGATCGCGGCGTTATCCTAACAGGTGGCGGAGCCCTTATTAATGGCTTAGATCAACTTTTAGCTGATGAACTAAAAGTACCAGTCTTAGTTGCAGAAGCACCAATGGATTGTGTAGCGATTGGAACAGGAATTATGTTAGACAACATGGATCGTCTTCCACGTCATAAAAAACTTATCTAA
- a CDS encoding spore coat protein CotJB, with product MKQLPDEYYQLLEEIQATDFVLVELTLYLDTHPNDVQALQQFNQFAMYSKQLKQSFESKFGMLQQYGNSFADANWSWGTAPWPWEV from the coding sequence GTGAAGCAATTACCTGATGAATATTATCAGCTGCTTGAGGAAATTCAAGCCACTGATTTTGTCCTTGTTGAGTTAACACTTTATTTGGATACACACCCAAATGACGTCCAAGCGCTCCAGCAATTTAACCAATTTGCTATGTACAGCAAGCAGCTCAAACAATCATTTGAATCAAAGTTCGGCATGCTCCAGCAATATGGAAACAGCTTTGCAGATGCAAATTGGAGCTGGGGAACGGCTCCATGGCCTTGGGAAGTGTAA
- a CDS encoding manganese catalase family protein: MWVYEKKLQYPVRVSTCNPTLAKYLIEQYGGADGELAAALRYLNQRYTIPKKVIGLLNDIGTEELAHLEMIATMIYKLTKDATPEQLKAAGIAPHYVNHDSALFYHNADGVPFTASYIQAKGDPIADLYEDIAAEEKARATYQWIINLSDDPDLNDGLAFLREREIIHSQRFREAVEILKDERDRKKIF, from the coding sequence ATGTGGGTTTATGAAAAAAAGCTCCAATATCCGGTAAGGGTTAGTACATGTAATCCAACTTTAGCGAAATATCTAATTGAGCAATACGGCGGCGCAGACGGTGAATTAGCTGCGGCATTACGGTACTTAAATCAGCGGTATACCATTCCAAAGAAAGTCATCGGATTATTAAATGATATCGGCACAGAGGAATTGGCTCATTTGGAAATGATTGCCACAATGATTTATAAGCTTACAAAGGATGCAACACCTGAGCAATTAAAAGCAGCAGGAATCGCTCCACACTATGTAAATCATGATTCAGCTCTTTTTTATCACAATGCTGATGGCGTACCATTTACAGCAAGCTATATTCAAGCGAAAGGGGACCCAATTGCTGACCTTTACGAGGATATCGCTGCCGAAGAAAAAGCAAGAGCTACATATCAGTGGATCATTAATCTTTCTGACGACCCTGATCTAAATGATGGTCTTGCCTTCTTAAGAGAACGTGAAATTATCCATTCACAACGTTTTAGAGAAGCGGTTGAAATATTAAAAGATGAACGTGATCGTAAGAAAATATTCTAA
- the fabZ gene encoding 3-hydroxyacyl-ACP dehydratase FabZ, which yields MLDIQQIKDIIPHRYPFLLVDRVLEVEEGKRAVGIKNVSANEEFFNGHFPEYPVMPGVLIVEALAQVGAVAMLKKEENRGRLAFFAGIDSCRFKRQVVPGDQLRLEVEIIRLRGSLGKGKATATVDGEIACEAEIMFALGDKKDEV from the coding sequence ATGTTAGATATCCAACAAATTAAAGACATCATTCCACATCGTTACCCATTCTTATTAGTTGATCGAGTTTTAGAGGTAGAGGAAGGCAAACGTGCAGTTGGCATTAAAAATGTGTCAGCGAACGAAGAGTTTTTTAACGGTCATTTCCCAGAATATCCTGTTATGCCTGGTGTGTTAATTGTAGAAGCACTAGCACAGGTCGGTGCCGTTGCGATGCTCAAAAAAGAAGAAAACCGCGGCCGGCTGGCCTTTTTCGCAGGAATTGACAGCTGCCGTTTTAAAAGACAAGTTGTCCCAGGTGATCAATTACGCCTTGAGGTTGAAATTATCCGCTTAAGAGGCTCACTTGGTAAAGGAAAAGCAACCGCAACTGTTGATGGCGAAATCGCTTGTGAAGCAGAAATTATGTTTGCTTTGGGCGATAAGAAAGATGAAGTATAA
- the spoIIID gene encoding sporulation transcriptional regulator SpoIIID has protein sequence MHDYIKERTIKIGKYIVETKKTVRVIAKEFGVSKSTVHKDLTERLPEINPDLANEVKEILDYHKSIRHLRGGEATKLKYKKDEILEEQPVK, from the coding sequence GTGCACGATTACATCAAAGAACGCACAATCAAGATTGGGAAGTATATCGTGGAGACAAAGAAAACAGTTCGCGTCATTGCGAAGGAATTTGGAGTTTCCAAAAGTACCGTCCATAAAGATTTAACGGAGAGGCTACCTGAAATTAATCCTGATCTTGCGAATGAAGTAAAGGAGATACTTGATTATCATAAATCAATAAGGCATCTTCGTGGTGGGGAAGCAACAAAGCTTAAGTATAAGAAGGACGAGATTTTAGAAGAACAGCCAGTAAAATAA
- a CDS encoding M23 family metallopeptidase → MREEEKKRTSQNSKIQQFFRKRWVFPAIYLMSAAVILTAVLWYQSISNNVAEDLNTSEEDAMNDPEAVEVNALKENVAMPALDPDAVNVVKKFYDPNASTEDQEAALVFYDNSYRMNKGIDIAKEDQTEFDVVASLSGTVTKAEKDPILGYVVEIEHENDLVTVYQSLAEASVQAGDKVEQKELIGKAGKNLFNEEDGIHVHFEIRQNGTAINPLTFMDKPVTSIEEATQEEAANEEMIQEEAETSEEAPKEDAEAPKEDTGSETEESPEAEKDAEKGETEGAEQSSEPEASNQSLNS, encoded by the coding sequence ATGAGAGAGGAAGAAAAGAAACGTACTTCTCAAAATTCAAAAATTCAACAATTTTTTAGAAAACGTTGGGTATTTCCGGCAATTTACCTAATGAGTGCAGCAGTTATCCTTACAGCAGTATTATGGTATCAAAGCATTAGCAACAATGTTGCAGAGGATTTAAATACTTCTGAAGAAGATGCAATGAATGATCCAGAAGCAGTTGAAGTAAATGCATTAAAAGAAAACGTAGCAATGCCTGCTTTAGATCCAGATGCAGTGAATGTTGTCAAAAAGTTCTATGATCCAAATGCGTCAACAGAAGATCAAGAAGCAGCACTAGTATTCTATGACAATTCGTATCGTATGAACAAAGGGATCGACATTGCGAAAGAAGATCAAACAGAATTTGATGTTGTTGCATCATTAAGTGGAACAGTAACAAAAGCTGAAAAAGATCCAATCTTAGGATATGTTGTAGAAATTGAGCATGAAAACGATCTTGTGACTGTTTACCAATCATTAGCTGAAGCAAGTGTACAAGCTGGTGATAAAGTTGAACAAAAGGAATTAATTGGTAAAGCTGGTAAAAACCTTTTCAATGAAGAGGATGGCATTCACGTACATTTTGAAATCCGTCAAAATGGAACAGCAATTAACCCTCTAACATTTATGGATAAGCCGGTAACATCCATTGAAGAGGCTACACAAGAAGAAGCAGCAAATGAGGAAATGATCCAAGAAGAAGCTGAAACAAGCGAAGAAGCACCGAAAGAAGATGCTGAAGCACCAAAAGAAGACACTGGTTCAGAAACTGAAGAATCTCCAGAAGCAGAAAAAGATGCTGAAAAGGGAGAAACTGAAGGTGCAGAACAATCTAGCGAGCCTGAAGCTTCAAATCAATCATTGAATTCATAA
- a CDS encoding transaldolase family protein, whose product MKYFLDSAILEEIRYAYENWAIDGVTTNPRHIMNSGKPFLTVLDEMASEFRGVENFPISAEINPHLDNAKEMVEEGKKIAALSSNFVIKIPCTEPGLIAAKEFEQEGIPTNVTLVFSPSQALQPARIGAKFVSPFVGWKENSGDDTTQYIKDIVDIYKTYGYETEIIVAALRNGKQIVDAAKAGANIVTCGFDVYKNSFYHAFTDYGLGVFRNAWDNTAKEVPVIK is encoded by the coding sequence ATGAAATATTTTTTAGACAGTGCAATTCTTGAGGAGATACGTTACGCTTATGAAAATTGGGCAATTGATGGGGTAACAACAAACCCGCGTCACATTATGAATAGCGGGAAACCATTTTTAACGGTTCTTGATGAAATGGCAAGTGAATTCAGAGGGGTAGAGAATTTCCCAATTTCAGCTGAAATTAATCCACATTTAGATAATGCTAAAGAGATGGTGGAAGAAGGAAAGAAAATTGCAGCACTGTCTTCAAACTTTGTCATAAAAATTCCTTGCACAGAGCCTGGCTTAATTGCTGCAAAAGAGTTTGAGCAAGAGGGTATTCCTACAAATGTTACTCTTGTATTCTCACCTTCACAAGCATTGCAGCCAGCAAGAATCGGGGCAAAATTTGTTTCCCCATTCGTGGGTTGGAAGGAAAATAGCGGGGACGATACAACTCAATATATTAAAGACATTGTAGATATCTATAAAACTTACGGTTATGAAACAGAAATTATTGTAGCTGCGTTACGTAATGGCAAGCAAATTGTCGATGCTGCCAAAGCAGGGGCAAACATCGTAACATGTGGCTTTGATGTTTATAAAAACAGTTTTTATCATGCGTTTACAGATTATGGTTTAGGTGTATTTCGCAATGCATGGGATAATACAGCAAAAGAAGTGCCAGTTATTAAATAA
- a CDS encoding DNA-directed RNA polymerase subunit beta, with the protein MDAKQTSKAATREDVKKAKKENNEQEKTTMRIRVRLIPIWARVLLVLFFMVVSTIVGIVVGYGVIGSGNPADAFDKSTWQHIIDLVEKE; encoded by the coding sequence TTGGATGCAAAACAAACATCGAAGGCAGCTACTCGAGAAGATGTAAAAAAAGCCAAAAAGGAAAACAATGAACAAGAAAAAACAACCATGAGGATTCGAGTCCGCTTAATACCAATATGGGCTAGAGTCCTGCTTGTTCTGTTTTTTATGGTCGTTAGTACGATTGTTGGGATTGTTGTTGGGTACGGCGTTATCGGCAGCGGCAATCCAGCAGACGCATTTGATAAATCAACATGGCAGCATATAATAGATTTAGTTGAAAAAGAATAA
- a CDS encoding flagellar hook-basal body protein, giving the protein MLRGLYTATAGMLTQQKRTEMLSNNIANANTPGYKADQATIRAFPEMLLSKMENGKVSKTVGTLNTGVYLQELTSSNQQGELRETGLMSDVALIERNVPIHQETNVKGALFFAVENGAGEERYTRNGHFTLDENGTLLSEGNPMLSTTGQPITIASSNYQISDDGDIFADGEFIAQIDVRFEDDVRNIVKEGNGLYRAVDGQAIPSATNNGAVGYSLKQKYVENSTVDVGRSYTDMMTAYRSFEANQKVLQAYDKSMDKAVNEIGRL; this is encoded by the coding sequence ATGTTAAGAGGATTATATACGGCTACAGCAGGAATGCTAACACAACAAAAACGAACAGAGATGCTTTCAAATAATATTGCCAACGCAAATACTCCCGGCTATAAAGCAGACCAGGCAACAATTCGTGCGTTTCCAGAGATGCTGTTAAGCAAAATGGAAAATGGTAAGGTATCTAAAACGGTTGGAACCTTAAATACGGGCGTTTATTTGCAAGAGCTTACTAGTTCAAACCAGCAAGGTGAACTAAGAGAAACGGGATTAATGAGTGATGTAGCACTTATTGAACGTAATGTCCCGATTCACCAAGAAACAAATGTAAAAGGAGCGCTCTTTTTTGCTGTTGAAAACGGAGCAGGTGAAGAGCGTTATACTCGAAATGGCCATTTCACTCTTGATGAAAATGGAACATTGCTTTCTGAAGGAAATCCAATGTTATCAACAACTGGTCAGCCGATTACGATTGCATCGAGCAATTATCAAATTTCAGATGATGGCGATATTTTTGCAGATGGAGAGTTTATTGCGCAAATTGATGTCCGCTTTGAGGATGATGTCCGTAATATCGTAAAAGAAGGAAATGGCTTGTATCGAGCAGTCGATGGTCAGGCAATCCCTTCTGCAACGAATAATGGAGCAGTTGGGTACAGCTTAAAACAAAAATACGTTGAAAACTCTACAGTAGATGTTGGACGTTCATATACAGATATGATGACAGCATATCGTTCATTTGAAGCAAATCAAAAAGTATTGCAAGCATATGATAAAAGTATGGATAAGGCCGTGAACGAAATTGGCCGCTTATAA
- a CDS encoding spore coat associated protein CotJA: protein MNIPHEQQAAFTRMKAYQPFHSRFDPCRPIGLKFYSTPPNLYMGFQPPNLQQFSPRVALRKGTLWPALYDPYRNPYEGKGGR from the coding sequence ATGAACATTCCTCATGAACAGCAAGCAGCATTCACCAGAATGAAGGCGTATCAACCGTTTCATAGCCGTTTTGACCCTTGCCGACCAATTGGATTGAAATTCTATTCTACGCCTCCAAATTTATATATGGGATTCCAGCCGCCTAACCTTCAACAGTTTTCGCCTAGGGTGGCATTGCGAAAAGGGACTCTCTGGCCGGCATTATATGATCCCTATAGGAATCCTTATGAAGGTAAAGGAGGGAGATAG
- a CDS encoding YwpF-like family protein: MNLKTFKLVGLKVEQEVKQEKTLREIPLKDGLVINMEDGENSWLIEALIPVEFHSFFEKLVETEEQMRLFVTITKKSNAPAQIIAKIKTITSLEKHTSILIEGRLITSKPIYDPEVLLRTLMGQGLTGDPLIKAFTENVHQRKETTKL, translated from the coding sequence ATGAATTTGAAAACGTTCAAGCTTGTAGGCTTAAAAGTTGAGCAGGAAGTCAAGCAAGAGAAAACACTCCGAGAAATTCCCTTAAAAGATGGGTTAGTTATTAACATGGAAGATGGCGAAAACTCATGGTTAATTGAAGCGTTAATACCGGTAGAATTCCATTCTTTTTTTGAAAAGTTAGTAGAAACCGAGGAGCAGATGAGACTTTTTGTCACCATTACGAAAAAAAGCAATGCCCCCGCACAAATTATTGCCAAAATTAAAACCATCACATCACTTGAAAAACACACATCAATCCTAATTGAAGGAAGACTCATCACCTCAAAACCAATCTATGATCCAGAGGTGCTGCTTCGTACATTAATGGGGCAGGGTTTAACTGGAGATCCTCTCATCAAAGCCTTTACAGAAAATGTTCATCAGCGAAAAGAAACGACAAAATTATAG
- a CDS encoding DUF4867 family protein: protein MSKYDLLKEINRHISIYHVEDSLFKQYGNLVDSYDFEELKPYMDQTIIPIDSNEYVASVTEMEQTKVKEEIQANFYGGMPIQIGYCNGPNSTLNGLEYHKSSEINVMMTDLVLLLGRVQDIESNQYDAKNVDAFFFPKGTAVELYATTLHFAPCKVDDQGFKAVVILPAGTNEPLEKAVEKKSEEDELLFMKNKWLLAHPDREVLINRGAYPGILGENVQILHINNEKF from the coding sequence TTGTCTAAATATGATTTATTGAAAGAAATAAACCGCCATATATCTATTTATCATGTTGAGGATTCTTTGTTTAAGCAATATGGAAATTTAGTTGATTCCTACGATTTTGAAGAGTTAAAGCCTTATATGGATCAAACGATCATCCCAATAGATAGTAATGAGTATGTAGCATCTGTGACTGAAATGGAGCAAACAAAAGTCAAAGAAGAGATCCAAGCAAACTTTTATGGTGGAATGCCTATTCAAATCGGGTATTGTAATGGTCCAAATAGTACGCTAAATGGTCTTGAGTACCATAAAAGCAGTGAAATTAATGTTATGATGACTGATCTTGTCCTTCTTTTAGGAAGAGTGCAAGATATTGAGAGCAATCAGTATGACGCTAAAAATGTAGACGCATTCTTTTTTCCTAAAGGAACAGCTGTTGAGCTATATGCGACAACGTTACATTTTGCCCCTTGTAAAGTGGATGATCAAGGCTTTAAAGCCGTTGTTATTTTACCTGCAGGCACGAATGAGCCCCTTGAGAAAGCGGTCGAAAAAAAGTCAGAGGAAGATGAGCTGTTATTTATGAAAAACAAATGGCTGCTTGCACATCCAGACAGGGAAGTACTAATCAACCGAGGCGCTTATCCGGGAATATTGGGAGAAAACGTACAAATTTTACACATCAACAATGAAAAATTCTAA
- a CDS encoding single-stranded DNA-binding protein, producing MINQVILVGRLTKDPEIRYTADGAPVANITLAVSRQFRNAAGEIDTDFVNCTVWRRTAENTANYCRKGSIVGVTGRIQTRSYENAERVRVYVTEVVADSVRFMSGKPRELVEQES from the coding sequence GTGATCAATCAAGTCATTTTAGTAGGCAGGTTAACGAAAGACCCAGAAATCCGCTATACAGCAGACGGTGCTCCTGTAGCTAATATTACCCTTGCTGTAAGTCGTCAATTTCGCAATGCCGCAGGAGAAATTGACACAGATTTCGTAAACTGCACGGTCTGGAGACGAACAGCAGAGAACACGGCAAATTACTGCCGAAAAGGCTCAATCGTCGGTGTCACAGGTAGAATCCAGACACGAAGTTATGAAAATGCAGAGCGCGTCCGTGTCTATGTCACCGAAGTTGTAGCTGACTCCGTTCGTTTCATGAGCGGAAAACCACGAGAGTTAGTTGAGCAAGAAAGTTAA
- the spoIID gene encoding stage II sporulation protein D: MKPVLFALGALFFIILLIPTLLVAPFMDQSKGKLGEELSVAKSDAPVLAESPVAVPVYRSQTKEIENIPLEEYVIGVVASEMPAEFASEALKAQALAARTYITKQLMNDQALGVPKGSIVSDTQMHQVYKNPEELKKLWGNGYTEKMSKITEAVAATQGKILTYDNQPIEAQFFSTSNGYTENSEAYWKESIPYLKSVASTWDEKSPKFYDQMVISIQDFENKLGVNINDNGSVGKITELTPGKRVAKVEVGGKEFTGREIREKLGLRSSDFTWEMKGDSVVIETKGFGHGVGMSQYGANFMAEDGKSYSEIVSYYYNGTKISEAEPFLSKYTANK; the protein is encoded by the coding sequence ATTAAGCCAGTTCTCTTTGCACTTGGAGCGTTATTTTTCATTATCCTGTTAATTCCCACTCTGTTAGTTGCACCATTTATGGATCAATCAAAAGGGAAATTAGGTGAGGAACTTTCTGTTGCTAAAAGTGATGCACCTGTTTTAGCAGAATCACCTGTCGCTGTCCCTGTATATAGAAGCCAAACAAAGGAAATTGAGAACATCCCATTAGAAGAGTATGTCATTGGAGTCGTTGCATCCGAAATGCCAGCTGAATTTGCGTCAGAAGCTTTAAAAGCACAGGCCCTTGCCGCTAGAACGTATATCACAAAACAATTAATGAATGATCAAGCATTAGGCGTACCAAAAGGATCCATTGTGTCAGATACGCAAATGCATCAAGTTTATAAGAACCCTGAGGAGCTAAAAAAGCTGTGGGGGAACGGGTATACTGAAAAAATGAGCAAGATTACAGAAGCTGTTGCTGCAACACAAGGCAAAATTCTTACATATGATAACCAGCCAATCGAGGCTCAATTCTTTTCGACAAGTAATGGCTATACTGAGAATTCTGAAGCATATTGGAAAGAATCCATTCCATATTTAAAAAGTGTAGCAAGCACATGGGATGAAAAATCTCCTAAATTTTACGATCAAATGGTTATTTCCATTCAAGATTTTGAGAACAAATTGGGGGTTAACATAAACGATAATGGATCAGTCGGAAAAATAACGGAGTTGACACCTGGAAAGCGAGTTGCGAAAGTTGAGGTTGGCGGGAAAGAGTTTACCGGTAGAGAAATACGAGAAAAACTAGGATTAAGATCATCCGACTTTACATGGGAAATGAAGGGCGACTCTGTCGTCATCGAAACAAAAGGATTTGGACACGGCGTCGGGATGAGCCAATATGGGGCAAACTTTATGGCTGAGGACGGGAAATCCTATTCAGAGATCGTTTCTTATTATTATAATGGTACAAAGATATCTGAAGCAGAGCCATTTTTATCGAAATATACAGCGAACAAATAA
- a CDS encoding flagellar hook-basal body protein, which translates to MLRSMITATNTMGQLQKQLDTIGHNLANIDTQGYKRTETTFSELVRQAFNNGTSERDETGRFGELGIRQGTGAKLGKSLVFSQGSLKQTGRALDLAFTEPNQFLQMNVNGETQYTRDGALYLSPTPDGSNRLMLATAEGHSVFDENQNPIIFDDTFKELQISNDGTITAVPKNDADQPQIYGLGVVQFDRPELLVQNGNNRYSLTDAGAAQITYLDGANRGEVSIQQGSLEMSNVDLSKEMTDLLISQRSYQMNAKSVSMGDQMLGLINGVR; encoded by the coding sequence ATGTTACGCTCAATGATTACAGCGACTAATACAATGGGCCAGCTTCAAAAACAACTTGATACAATTGGCCATAATTTAGCCAATATTGATACACAAGGTTATAAGCGAACAGAAACAACCTTTTCAGAGCTAGTTCGTCAAGCATTCAACAACGGAACAAGTGAACGTGATGAAACTGGACGTTTTGGAGAATTAGGAATCCGACAAGGAACAGGTGCAAAGCTTGGTAAAAGTCTCGTTTTTTCTCAAGGCAGCTTAAAACAAACGGGCAGAGCATTGGATCTTGCATTTACTGAACCAAATCAGTTTTTACAAATGAATGTGAATGGGGAAACACAGTATACAAGAGATGGTGCCTTGTATTTATCTCCAACACCAGATGGAAGTAACCGATTGATGCTTGCGACAGCGGAAGGTCATTCTGTCTTTGATGAAAATCAAAATCCGATTATTTTTGATGATACATTCAAAGAACTGCAGATATCAAATGACGGGACCATTACAGCTGTTCCGAAAAACGATGCTGATCAACCGCAAATTTATGGGTTAGGTGTTGTACAATTTGACCGCCCTGAATTACTTGTCCAAAATGGAAATAACCGTTACAGCCTTACTGATGCAGGTGCAGCACAAATCACCTACTTAGATGGAGCAAATCGCGGTGAAGTTTCAATTCAGCAAGGCTCACTTGAAATGTCAAATGTTGATTTATCAAAGGAAATGACCGATTTATTAATCTCACAGCGTTCTTATCAAATGAACGCAAAATCCGTTTCGATGGGTGACCAGATGTTGGGATTAATAAATGGTGTAAGATAG